The following proteins are co-located in the Haloplanus sp. HW8-1 genome:
- a CDS encoding carbohydrate ABC transporter permease gives MATETQRDQWIGYETKKQFWEAVKSRYVAHAFMFLTLFVVLAPLTWMFLTSLKPNDAVFAQTYLPTTPFQGAVEAYGSALVTKGHWKAAMNSLIIAITSTTIVMALGTPAGYVFSRYRFRFDDAMFLLVIVTRLFPPIGLIIPYYQIMAYLNLLNTRTGIIIAQIYLWLPLVIYTMRNFYITIPTSLDESAKVDGCTDFQAFRHVILPLVMPGVAASAILTFLFSWREFLFAFIVSTDLQSTTLPVAVYQYIGDIQIQWASLSAAGTMSIIPAVLVVFVFQKYIVSGLTGGAVKE, from the coding sequence ATGGCAACAGAGACTCAACGAGATCAGTGGATCGGCTACGAGACGAAAAAGCAGTTCTGGGAGGCGGTGAAGAGCCGATACGTCGCCCACGCGTTCATGTTCCTGACGCTCTTTGTCGTCCTCGCACCGCTTACCTGGATGTTCCTCACGTCGCTGAAGCCCAACGACGCGGTGTTCGCACAGACCTATCTCCCCACGACGCCGTTCCAGGGCGCCGTCGAGGCGTACGGCTCGGCTCTCGTCACGAAGGGCCACTGGAAGGCCGCGATGAACTCGTTGATCATCGCCATCACTTCGACGACCATCGTGATGGCGCTCGGCACGCCGGCCGGCTACGTCTTCAGCCGGTACCGCTTCCGGTTCGACGACGCGATGTTCCTGTTGGTCATCGTCACGCGACTCTTCCCCCCGATCGGCCTGATCATCCCGTACTACCAGATCATGGCCTACCTCAACCTACTCAACACGCGGACCGGAATCATCATCGCGCAGATCTACCTCTGGCTACCGCTGGTCATCTACACGATGCGGAACTTCTACATCACCATCCCGACGTCCCTGGACGAGTCGGCCAAGGTCGACGGCTGTACCGACTTCCAGGCGTTCAGACACGTCATCCTTCCCTTGGTGATGCCAGGGGTCGCCGCGAGTGCGATCCTGACGTTCCTGTTCTCGTGGCGCGAGTTCCTCTTCGCGTTCATCGTGAGCACTGACCTGCAGTCAACGACGCTCCCCGTCGCCGTCTACCAGTACATCGGCGACATCCAGATCCAGTGGGCCTCCCTCTCCGCCGCCGGGACCATGTCTATCATCCCGGCCGTGCTCGTCGTCTTCGTCTTCCAGAAGTACATCGTGAGCGGTCTCACCGGCGGGGCGGTGAAGGAATAG
- a CDS encoding SDR family NAD(P)-dependent oxidoreductase — protein sequence MSGRLEGKTAIVTGSSSGIGEGIAVRFAEEGANVVTNSRKQERADRVAGDIREAGGEAIGVEADMTTYADVEELVDTAVRKFGSLDIMVNNAGVQANHPLLELGEDEWRTVIEVDLTGVFFGCKAAGQRMVDRDDGGQIINISSLFGHFGVQGRGNYNAAKAGVNNLTRSFAVELGEHEIGVNALAPGFIKTPLDEQTRGDDDSVYDETTWPYYGYTDDHIHNRVPLGRFGTIEEMANCTTFLAAGGHYISGQVITADGGWLAFGWGSKGR from the coding sequence ATGTCCGGGCGATTAGAGGGGAAGACGGCAATCGTAACTGGATCCAGTAGTGGCATCGGGGAAGGCATCGCGGTCCGATTCGCCGAAGAGGGTGCGAACGTGGTGACGAATTCACGAAAGCAAGAACGCGCGGACCGAGTCGCGGGGGATATCCGCGAGGCCGGTGGTGAGGCCATCGGCGTGGAAGCGGACATGACGACCTACGCGGACGTTGAAGAACTCGTGGATACAGCGGTTCGGAAGTTCGGTTCTCTCGACATCATGGTCAACAACGCTGGAGTGCAAGCTAATCATCCGTTACTCGAATTGGGCGAGGACGAATGGCGAACGGTTATCGAAGTGGATCTTACGGGCGTGTTCTTCGGCTGTAAGGCGGCCGGTCAGCGAATGGTCGACAGAGACGACGGGGGACAGATCATCAACATCTCGAGTTTGTTTGGCCACTTCGGCGTGCAGGGGCGAGGAAACTACAATGCGGCGAAAGCCGGTGTAAACAACCTCACCCGAAGCTTCGCCGTCGAGTTGGGCGAACACGAAATCGGGGTCAATGCGTTGGCTCCCGGATTCATCAAGACACCTCTCGACGAGCAGACACGGGGCGACGACGACTCGGTATACGACGAAACGACCTGGCCGTACTACGGGTACACCGACGACCACATCCACAACAGGGTTCCACTGGGCCGGTTTGGAACGATCGAGGAGATGGCAAACTGTACGACGTTCCTGGCGGCAGGCGGTCATTACATCAGTGGGCAGGTCATCACGGCCGACGGTGGGTGGCTCGCCTTCGGATGGGGCAGCAAGGGCCGGTAG
- a CDS encoding RidA family protein, translating to MKNVIFTPDAPSPENVPYSQGVEANGFIFSGQGPHVPGKGRETVDGGIEAQTRRCIDNLQAVLEERDATLEDVVKVTVYLTDIDNYEAMNEVYSEYFPEDFPARATLEVSDIPFGGIAVDTIAVTE from the coding sequence ATGAAGAACGTGATATTCACCCCGGACGCACCGAGTCCCGAGAACGTCCCGTACTCCCAGGGCGTCGAGGCCAACGGCTTCATCTTCTCGGGACAGGGCCCACACGTTCCCGGGAAGGGGCGTGAGACCGTCGACGGTGGTATCGAAGCACAAACAAGAAGATGTATCGACAACCTTCAGGCCGTACTCGAGGAGAGGGATGCGACACTGGAGGATGTGGTCAAAGTGACGGTGTACCTCACTGACATCGACAACTACGAAGCGATGAACGAGGTGTACTCCGAGTACTTCCCCGAGGACTTCCCGGCCCGAGCAACGCTGGAAGTGAGCGACATTCCGTTCGGCGGAATCGCAGTCGACACGATCGCAGTCACCGAGTGA